CATCCAGAGGGACGCTATTGTATCGGTCAAGATTGCGGAATTTATTGGCGTTTAACTGACCCGCCAGAACGAGGAGCCGAAGCGCCAGACTGGTTTTATGTGCCGAATGTACCGGCAACTCTCAACGGCATTGTGCGCCGTTCTTATGTGTTGTGGCAAGAACTGATACCGCCCTTAATTGTTTTAGAATTTGTTTCGGGCGATGGGTCAGAGGAACGCGATAGAACGCCTATTATGCAGGATAGTCAAGAGAATGTTAAACCCGGTAAATTTTGGATTTATGAAAATGTTATTCGTCCGGCATTTTACGGAATTTATGAAGTCAATCGCGCACAGGTAGAAGTTTATCATTTAATGGAGGGTGAGTATCAGTTAGTGGTAGCAAACGATCGCGGTCACTATCCGATTACGCCTTTAGGGGTGGAGTTGGGAATTTGGCAAGGACGCTATCAAAATCTAGAATTACCGTGGCTGCGTTGGTGGAATAGTGAAGGGAATTTGTTGTTAACAGGAGAGGAAAGAGCCGAATTAGAACAGCAAAGAGCCGAACGAGCGGAAGAAAAGCTCGAGCAGTTGCGATCGCAGCTGCGCTCTGCTGGAATTGAACCAGAAGTGTGATATGCTTGTCCCTAGTTTATGGTTCATCGCTATAGGCTAGTGATGGAAACAAAAGCATGGCCGATCGAATACTGGCCGATCGCTATATTATCGATCGACAACTGGGAAAGCAAGCCGGACGACAAACTCTGTTGGCGCGTGACAAACACACTCAAGAGTTAGTTGTCGTCAAACTCCTCACCTTTAGCAAAGACTTTGAATGGGATGACCTCAAACTATTTGAACGGGAAGCCGAAACTCTACAAAGCCTTTCCCATCCCGCTATCCCTCGCTATTTAGATTCTTTTGAAATCGATACCGCATCGGGCAAAAGTTTCGCTTTAGTGCAGAGTTACATCGAAGCCAAATCGCTGGAAGAACATCTATCGAAAGGAAGAACTTTCAGCGAAGCAGAAGTTAAGCAATTAGCCAAAGCTTTGTTAGAAATTTTAACTTATCTGCACAGACGGCAACCACCTGTTATTCATCGGGATATTAAACCTAGCAATATTTTATTGGGCGATAGTTCTAGTAATAGTATCGGTCAAGTTTATTTAGTAGATTTCGGTTCCGTACAAACACTGGCAACTCAAGAAGGTAGAACTGTCACCGTAGTAGGAACCTACGGCTATATGCCACCAGAACAATTTGGCGGACGTGCGGTTTCTGCTTCTGACCTTTACAGCTTGGGAGCAACATTAATTGCTTTGTTAACGCGGTTACATCCCGCCGATTTACCGCAGAAAGATATGCGGATTGAATTTGAGCAAAACTGCAATATCAGTCCCGCTTTTGCTGATTGGTTAAAGTGGATGACAGAACCGAGTTGGGAACGTCGTTTAAATTCTGCACAGTCAGCTTTGTCCGCATTAGAAGAGCAAAAACGCAGACACAGCTACCCAGTCCAAGTAAAACAAATAAAACCAGTATCAACAATTAATTTATTCTGGAATTCCATCTGGCGCAGCACTGTAATGGGAACGCTAGCAGTAGCAGTACAAGCTGCAATTTATAGCACTTGGATAATACCTGGTTATGGAACATTTTTGGGAGGAATCATTGGTGGGTTGACTGGCTTGTTTGTGGGGTTTACAAATGGAATATTAGTAGGAATTTTAACGCGCTTATTTTTCTTCCCGCTTGCCAATCCAAAACTGCACAGGCGAGTCATGAGTGCAGTCAGCAGCTTGGTCTGCACGGCTGTTACTGTAGCCAGCTTTTCTAAGATTCTGGCAATGATGCTTAGTCCTATATTCGCTAGATTTTCTTACTTAGACATTTTTTGGATAATTGCGCCTTCGGTGATTACAGGATTATCGATGGGAGTCCTTAGTAAGTCAATTGCTCGATGGTACGAACGCGAAAGTAGACGACTTAAAGCAAAAGATAGTTGAATGAGGGATAAAAAAATGACAGAGCAAATCTTGGCAGGACGCTATGAAGTTCTGCGACTATTAGGGAAACAGCCAGGAAGACAAACAATATTAGCTCGCGACCGGCAAACTAAAGATTTGGCGGTCATCAAACTGTTATTCCTTGGTAATGATTTTGAATGGCAAGATTTAAAGCTGTTTGAGCGAGAAGCCGAAACTTTAAAAGCGCTTTCCCATCCTGCTATTCCCCGTTACCTCGACTACAGAGAAATAGATTTATCTGACAATAAGGGATTTGCATTGGTGCAAAGTTATGTTGAGGGGAAATCATTGGAAGAACATCTGAAGGCAGGTCGTACTTTTAGTGAAACAGAGGTTAAAGAATTAGCTAAATCTTTGTTAAAAATCCTCATTTACCTGCACGAACAAAACCCGCCTGTAATTCATCGCGATATCAAACCAAGTAATATTATTTTAAATAATCGTTCCGGTCATAGTATCGGTCAAGTTTATTTAGTTGATTTCGGTTCCGTACAGAACCAAGCTGCCAAATTTGGCGGTACGATTACTGTTGTGGGAACTTATGGCTATATGCCGCCAGAACAATTTGGCGGACGCGCTACTCCTGCTTCTGACCTTTACAGTTTAGGCGCAACTTTGATTTATTTGGTAACTGGTAGACATCCAACTGAATTACCGCAAAAAGATTTTCGGATTCAATTTCAAGAGGTTGTTAATCTCAGTC
The DNA window shown above is from Aerosakkonema funiforme FACHB-1375 and carries:
- a CDS encoding Uma2 family endonuclease, giving the protein MTSITNYPTIITTLPDHTQLPESDGTFVKNFQEHPQSILLTDSITSVLQERHPEGRYCIGQDCGIYWRLTDPPERGAEAPDWFYVPNVPATLNGIVRRSYVLWQELIPPLIVLEFVSGDGSEERDRTPIMQDSQENVKPGKFWIYENVIRPAFYGIYEVNRAQVEVYHLMEGEYQLVVANDRGHYPITPLGVELGIWQGRYQNLELPWLRWWNSEGNLLLTGEERAELEQQRAERAEEKLEQLRSQLRSAGIEPEV
- a CDS encoding serine/threonine protein kinase; this encodes MADRILADRYIIDRQLGKQAGRQTLLARDKHTQELVVVKLLTFSKDFEWDDLKLFEREAETLQSLSHPAIPRYLDSFEIDTASGKSFALVQSYIEAKSLEEHLSKGRTFSEAEVKQLAKALLEILTYLHRRQPPVIHRDIKPSNILLGDSSSNSIGQVYLVDFGSVQTLATQEGRTVTVVGTYGYMPPEQFGGRAVSASDLYSLGATLIALLTRLHPADLPQKDMRIEFEQNCNISPAFADWLKWMTEPSWERRLNSAQSALSALEEQKRRHSYPVQVKQIKPVSTINLFWNSIWRSTVMGTLAVAVQAAIYSTWIIPGYGTFLGGIIGGLTGLFVGFTNGILVGILTRLFFFPLANPKLHRRVMSAVSSLVCTAVTVASFSKILAMMLSPIFARFSYLDIFWIIAPSVITGLSMGVLSKSIARWYERESRRLKAKDS